A genomic stretch from Telmatocola sphagniphila includes:
- a CDS encoding DUF4340 domain-containing protein — MNLRTTLLLLILAGGCVGLFYKGPEVATKLGLPTLEPAIPAESAQLLTQIRPDNIKRIEIATAKDTLELKADAPGKPLEMTGNWPTRQSEVEQLKSLLTSLYTRFAPIPITGESKLEEYGLGKSNQPVTVKIESSGATETLVFGQPEVKPGENPFTRPTYLRVDNKPELLRLGPDVMPVLNRKPDYYRRRQLFPDTERIRFDEGNGESSTSIPVLTDAVQEIVVNGPAGRYALSRTQPTPKPAPPEGKPGADATLAATKLADAWEISQPLVDRVDPTKLKNILTTIPDIWVEQFIEEKDSTKTGLEEKDKPLELTLKLTNGGNRTLLIGRITRVNTRTEAAPPPQPGMPPQPPKIIEEKFYHARLANNPQLFEIKGDKLAEVFFNDSPPMPQNPEEIASGPKRALDELRDANLVRLDADRVTKIQINRPDQSRLVLDKTKADGKDATKKDRWDLEQPFKGLAENQPVEDLIRPLVGLKSGKKEILDRPTYQILLGGFAFADLQTLHLDLNSATEVRLTADGKTKTLYIGRHDPLKKKVYVRVEGQERIDVVGDDFLTAMNKQARAYRSLKLFDLGDNRIDAITAQRGAVEKFALQEIPGATTKWQLLEPVKTEADTSKASSAISNLANLEATEFVFDPLTEKEKSLYGSLLGASGLAVLNGGDGFGFGQPTLQVKVHFAGPKPPTEQTLQVGNARADKPEQYYARLAGSPTVFSINKSAIESLNLGSVNFLSTQLWAGANPTKITIQKGTEQPYTLVKNELTWKITSPFESGIDIGSVAPLLGSLSSVSVVKYEAHNTTDLKKYGLDAPTLKITFQATEKGPQPDAKEVTQERTLLIGNADGPAKEPAKPNYFAKLADKPAIFVVPDILFADANKSAFDLLSKNLLNIPLNEVNKIQTNIGSEAVTLIKSGAEWKPEGATFALDRPAIEGLLRTAANLSAEKFVAFGPKVEFAKYGLDDASKPAKITIGSSDKSHVILLGKETENKLGRFVRIDTSPGVAVVPIPTASELNKTKLDFVDKSLIRFDPLELQAIHRTMNGKELELVSDTRGWKIAAPTKEKADQPTLEELADRLTNLRAIRCAALDVKDFVPFGLDKPASVVTLDRLDAKGKESKYTLKIGKPVNDKSPDRFVALDGSSTVLVLAGSTATKLLAEPVAFRDRTLATFLNADKIVVQTPQNTRTFTKGDTGWKVTEPVKADADDESLRELHDILAKLRADEFVAEKAAKLEDYGLDKPTHWKLSASGKEVLDLLVGKKESGPGQRVYAKLANDDRIALLDSATSTKLTQEYRKRTLWETLDVAQANSISVDFKDDKGSYRFMKGPAGWLDANKPADPIKAETVTDFLDCMAGLKAEKFVTDKEGDYKLYGLKPAERVITVATPAGKRTLEIGRVDDSKRAYAKLPDKPEILLLSEKDTQRLLKDRAGFAK, encoded by the coding sequence ATGAACCTTCGAACGACTTTATTACTTCTGATACTCGCGGGTGGTTGCGTCGGCCTTTTCTATAAAGGCCCGGAGGTAGCGACGAAGCTGGGCTTGCCCACCCTCGAACCGGCTATCCCCGCGGAATCGGCGCAACTCCTGACGCAGATCCGTCCGGATAACATCAAACGCATCGAAATCGCTACTGCCAAAGATACTTTGGAGCTGAAAGCGGATGCACCGGGTAAACCTCTGGAGATGACGGGCAACTGGCCGACCCGCCAGTCCGAAGTCGAACAATTGAAGTCGCTTCTGACCTCGCTGTACACCCGCTTTGCACCGATTCCGATTACCGGGGAATCGAAGCTGGAAGAATATGGGCTGGGCAAATCCAACCAGCCCGTGACTGTGAAAATTGAATCTTCCGGGGCAACTGAGACCTTGGTTTTTGGACAACCCGAAGTAAAGCCGGGCGAGAATCCCTTTACCCGCCCAACTTATCTGCGCGTAGATAACAAGCCGGAACTGCTGCGACTGGGGCCGGACGTCATGCCCGTTCTCAACCGCAAACCCGACTATTATCGGCGTCGTCAGTTGTTCCCGGATACCGAGCGGATTCGTTTCGATGAAGGCAACGGGGAATCTTCTACTTCGATTCCGGTTCTGACCGATGCCGTCCAGGAAATTGTAGTCAACGGACCGGCGGGCCGTTACGCCCTCAGCCGGACGCAACCCACCCCCAAACCGGCACCTCCGGAAGGCAAGCCCGGGGCCGATGCCACACTGGCCGCGACCAAACTGGCCGATGCCTGGGAGATCAGTCAGCCACTCGTTGACCGCGTCGATCCCACCAAACTGAAAAATATCCTGACCACGATTCCCGATATTTGGGTCGAGCAATTCATCGAAGAAAAGGATTCGACCAAGACCGGCCTGGAGGAGAAGGATAAGCCGCTGGAGTTGACTTTGAAGCTGACCAATGGCGGCAACCGCACCTTGCTGATAGGCAGAATCACTCGAGTGAATACTCGTACCGAAGCGGCTCCGCCGCCGCAGCCGGGCATGCCCCCGCAACCTCCGAAAATCATCGAAGAGAAGTTTTACCACGCCCGGTTGGCGAACAATCCGCAGCTTTTTGAAATCAAAGGCGACAAGCTGGCGGAGGTGTTCTTCAACGACTCTCCGCCAATGCCGCAGAACCCCGAAGAGATTGCCAGCGGTCCGAAACGAGCTCTCGACGAACTTCGCGATGCCAATCTCGTGCGCCTGGACGCCGATCGAGTGACCAAGATTCAGATTAATCGCCCCGATCAATCCCGTCTGGTGCTGGATAAGACCAAAGCCGATGGTAAAGACGCCACCAAGAAAGATCGCTGGGATCTCGAACAACCTTTCAAGGGACTGGCGGAGAACCAGCCGGTCGAGGACCTGATTCGTCCCCTGGTGGGGCTGAAATCGGGCAAAAAGGAAATCCTCGACCGCCCGACCTACCAGATACTGCTGGGCGGCTTCGCGTTCGCCGATCTGCAGACACTCCATCTCGATCTTAACTCGGCCACCGAAGTTCGGCTGACTGCGGATGGAAAAACCAAGACCTTATACATCGGCCGGCACGATCCGTTGAAGAAAAAAGTTTATGTGCGGGTCGAAGGCCAGGAACGCATCGATGTGGTGGGCGACGATTTCCTGACCGCGATGAACAAACAGGCCCGCGCCTATCGCTCCCTGAAGCTGTTCGATCTGGGTGATAACCGGATCGATGCCATTACCGCGCAGCGCGGTGCTGTCGAAAAATTCGCCTTGCAGGAAATTCCAGGAGCGACCACCAAATGGCAACTTCTGGAGCCGGTGAAGACCGAAGCCGACACGAGTAAAGCCAGTTCCGCCATCTCGAATCTGGCGAATCTGGAAGCCACGGAATTCGTCTTCGATCCCCTCACGGAAAAAGAGAAGTCTCTTTACGGCAGCCTTCTCGGAGCTTCGGGACTGGCCGTACTCAACGGCGGCGATGGCTTCGGTTTTGGCCAGCCGACTCTCCAGGTAAAAGTCCATTTCGCCGGTCCGAAACCGCCCACTGAGCAGACTCTGCAAGTGGGCAATGCTCGCGCCGATAAGCCGGAACAGTACTATGCCCGGTTAGCCGGCTCGCCGACGGTCTTTTCCATCAATAAGAGTGCCATCGAAAGCCTCAATCTCGGGTCGGTAAACTTCCTCTCCACTCAGCTTTGGGCCGGAGCGAATCCGACTAAGATTACCATTCAGAAGGGTACCGAACAGCCCTACACGCTGGTCAAAAATGAATTGACCTGGAAGATCACTTCTCCGTTCGAAAGCGGTATCGACATCGGTAGCGTCGCTCCGCTGCTCGGCAGCTTGTCCAGCGTCTCGGTGGTGAAGTATGAAGCCCATAACACCACCGACCTCAAGAAATATGGTCTGGATGCCCCCACCCTGAAAATTACTTTCCAGGCTACGGAAAAAGGACCACAACCCGATGCCAAGGAAGTGACCCAGGAACGCACACTTTTGATCGGCAACGCCGATGGCCCGGCCAAAGAACCCGCCAAGCCGAACTACTTCGCCAAACTGGCAGATAAACCGGCGATTTTCGTCGTGCCCGACATTCTGTTCGCCGATGCCAACAAGTCGGCTTTCGATCTGCTTTCCAAGAATCTGCTCAATATTCCGCTCAACGAAGTGAACAAGATTCAGACAAATATCGGCAGCGAAGCCGTCACTTTGATTAAGTCGGGAGCCGAATGGAAACCGGAGGGAGCGACTTTCGCCCTGGATAGACCGGCCATCGAAGGTCTGCTTCGAACGGCCGCGAATTTGTCTGCGGAAAAGTTCGTCGCGTTCGGTCCCAAAGTCGAATTCGCCAAATACGGGCTCGATGACGCCAGCAAACCGGCAAAAATCACAATCGGCTCCAGCGACAAATCGCACGTCATTCTTCTGGGCAAAGAAACCGAAAACAAGCTAGGACGCTTCGTTCGAATCGATACCAGCCCCGGTGTCGCGGTGGTCCCCATCCCCACAGCCTCCGAATTGAATAAAACCAAACTCGACTTCGTCGACAAGTCGCTCATCCGGTTCGATCCGCTGGAGTTGCAGGCCATCCACCGAACGATGAATGGCAAAGAACTGGAACTCGTCAGCGATACCCGGGGTTGGAAGATAGCCGCTCCCACCAAAGAAAAGGCCGACCAACCGACTCTGGAAGAATTGGCGGATCGCTTAACCAACCTGCGAGCCATCCGCTGTGCGGCGCTGGATGTGAAGGATTTCGTGCCCTTCGGTCTGGATAAACCGGCCTCCGTGGTGACGCTGGATCGACTCGACGCCAAGGGCAAAGAGTCGAAATACACTCTGAAAATCGGCAAGCCCGTCAATGATAAATCGCCCGATCGATTCGTAGCACTGGACGGTTCCTCAACGGTACTAGTTCTGGCCGGGAGCACGGCTACGAAACTCCTTGCCGAACCGGTAGCCTTCCGGGATCGCACGCTGGCAACCTTCCTGAATGCTGACAAGATTGTCGTTCAGACTCCGCAGAATACCCGCACCTTCACCAAGGGGGACACCGGTTGGAAAGTGACCGAACCAGTGAAGGCAGATGCCGATGATGAATCGCTTCGAGAACTGCACGACATTCTGGCCAAACTGCGGGCCGATGAATTTGTGGCGGAAAAAGCTGCCAAGCTCGAAGATTATGGTCTCGATAAACCGACTCACTGGAAACTTTCCGCAAGCGGCAAAGAAGTTCTGGATCTGCTGGTCGGTAAGAAGGAGTCGGGGCCGGGCCAACGCGTCTACGCCAAACTGGCGAACGACGACCGCATCGCCCTGCTCGATTCGGCAACCAGTACAAAACTGACTCAGGAATATCGCAAGCGAACACTCTGGGAAACTTTGGACGTGGCTCAGGCCAATTCGATTTCGGTCGACTTCAAAGATGATAAAGGAAGTTACCGGTTCATGAAGGGACCAGCCGGCTGGCTCGACGCCAACAAGCCGGCAGATCCGATCAAAGCCGAAACGGTAACCGATTTCCTCGATTGTATGGCCGGCTTGAAAGCGGAAAAGTTCGTCACCGACAAGGAAGGCGACTACAAACTCTATGGCCTCAAACCGGCCGAACGAGTAATCACGGTGGCTACCCCGGCTGGGAAGCGAACTCTGGAAATCGGCCGGGTCGATGACTCCAAACGGGCCTACGCCAAGCTCCCGGACAAGCCGGAAATTTTGTTGCTGAGCGAGAAGGATACTCAGCGATTGCTGAAAGACCGGGCGGGTTTCGCTAAATAG
- a CDS encoding sugar phosphate isomerase/epimerase family protein, giving the protein MSISRRNFLAAGVVGTVGAIAPLRARTTAKESKWKPNRIGISTYSFWQFKNKDWRDIEKNIDQAAEWGFDAVEILHRQMENEDNATLQKYKKRAHALGISLNGFSTHQSFMYPSAEERKKNVEIVCKQIELAYAMGIPTMRVNTGTWRTSKNFDELMKNRGIEPPIQGYKDQDAFDWVIDGYTACLKTAEKCGVTLGLENHWGLGRTPEGLMKIVDKINSPWLRVTCDTGNFFEEPYDKLEMIADKACLVQAKTYYGGGLWYTLDLDYGKIAKLLKKHNYTGYISLEFEGNEDVRTAIPKSLELLRKSFAAA; this is encoded by the coding sequence ATGTCCATATCCCGTCGAAATTTTCTGGCAGCTGGGGTCGTGGGAACGGTAGGAGCGATCGCACCCTTACGGGCTCGGACAACCGCTAAAGAGTCCAAATGGAAGCCCAACCGAATTGGCATTTCCACTTATTCGTTCTGGCAGTTCAAGAACAAAGACTGGCGGGACATTGAGAAGAATATCGACCAGGCCGCTGAGTGGGGATTCGATGCGGTCGAGATTCTGCATCGCCAGATGGAAAATGAGGATAACGCCACTCTTCAGAAATATAAAAAACGGGCACATGCTCTTGGGATTTCGCTCAACGGCTTCTCTACCCACCAAAGCTTCATGTACCCCAGCGCCGAAGAACGCAAAAAGAATGTCGAGATCGTCTGCAAGCAGATCGAACTCGCCTACGCGATGGGTATTCCGACCATGCGGGTTAATACCGGCACCTGGCGAACCAGCAAAAATTTCGACGAACTGATGAAAAATCGTGGCATAGAGCCGCCGATCCAGGGCTACAAGGATCAGGATGCTTTCGACTGGGTTATCGACGGCTATACCGCCTGTCTGAAAACGGCCGAGAAATGCGGTGTGACCCTGGGGCTGGAAAATCATTGGGGCCTCGGTCGGACTCCCGAAGGACTAATGAAAATTGTCGATAAGATCAATTCCCCCTGGCTGCGGGTCACCTGCGATACCGGCAATTTCTTCGAAGAACCCTACGACAAGTTGGAAATGATTGCGGATAAAGCCTGCCTGGTGCAGGCGAAGACCTACTACGGCGGCGGGCTCTGGTATACACTCGATCTGGATTATGGGAAAATTGCCAAACTGCTGAAAAAGCACAATTACACGGGTTATATCTCACTGGAATTTGAAGGAAATGAAGATGTCCGGACAGCCATCCCCAAGAGTCTGGAACTCTTGAGGAAGAGTTTTGCTGCCGCTTAA
- a CDS encoding OsmC family protein: MSNHTAVVRWSRSDQKFTDNQYSRVHEWAFDGGIQLRASSSPHAVRLPFSDPSAVDPEEAFVAAVSSCHMLTFLYLAAKKGFRVDSYVDEAMGVLETIQEGRMGITRVMLHPKIVFSGDKLPSGEEIENLHHHSHEECYIANSVKCEITWSI; this comes from the coding sequence ATGTCGAATCACACGGCCGTGGTGCGCTGGTCTCGCTCAGATCAGAAATTCACCGACAATCAGTATTCTCGGGTTCACGAATGGGCTTTCGATGGCGGCATCCAACTACGAGCCTCTTCTTCCCCTCACGCAGTGAGATTACCCTTCTCCGATCCCAGTGCGGTCGATCCGGAAGAGGCGTTTGTGGCCGCGGTGAGTTCCTGCCACATGCTCACGTTTCTTTATCTTGCGGCCAAAAAGGGGTTCCGAGTCGATTCGTATGTAGATGAGGCCATGGGAGTACTGGAAACAATTCAAGAGGGTCGGATGGGCATCACCCGCGTGATGCTGCATCCGAAAATTGTTTTTTCGGGTGATAAACTTCCCAGTGGTGAAGAGATCGAAAATCTGCATCACCACTCGCACGAAGAGTGTTACATCGCCAATTCGGTGAAGTGCGAAATTACCTGGTCTATTTAG
- a CDS encoding lactonase family protein, which translates to MSLPRLLFSAVLVCLLTASYTQISWAADAPTWVYFGTYTDNLSKGIYKSELDPATGKLSEPVLVAEATSPSFLAIHPNKKYLYAVSEVSSFNGKKAGAVVSFEIDPKTGMLKELNKASSVGDGPCHLIVDKAGKNVIVANYGGGSCACIPIESDGKLKEATSFHQHAGPVALPKRQGTPHAHSANVSPDGKFVFVADLGLDQIKVYKLDADAGKLTPNDPAFASLAPGAGPRHFAWHPDGKRAYVINEIDMTVTSFDFDVDKGVLTKKQTISTLPKGEMQTPDYKFSTAEVVVHPSGKFLYGSNRTHNTIAMFAIGEDGKLVHLGNQGEGVNIPRNFNIDPSGKWLLVANQEGNTVTVYEIDQKTGKLSGVKQTVKVGHPVCIKFYTP; encoded by the coding sequence ATGTCTCTCCCGCGCTTGTTGTTTTCCGCCGTATTGGTCTGTCTGCTGACGGCCAGCTACACCCAGATTTCCTGGGCAGCCGATGCCCCGACCTGGGTCTACTTCGGCACTTATACCGATAATCTCAGCAAAGGTATCTATAAGAGCGAACTGGATCCTGCCACGGGCAAGCTCTCGGAACCGGTACTGGTCGCGGAAGCCACCAGCCCTTCGTTTCTGGCGATCCACCCGAATAAGAAGTATCTCTACGCGGTCAGTGAAGTTTCCAGCTTCAATGGCAAAAAAGCCGGGGCGGTTGTCAGCTTCGAAATCGATCCCAAGACAGGAATGCTTAAGGAATTGAATAAAGCCAGCAGCGTCGGCGATGGTCCCTGCCATCTGATTGTCGATAAAGCTGGCAAGAATGTCATCGTCGCCAACTACGGCGGCGGGAGCTGCGCTTGCATTCCAATCGAATCGGATGGCAAGCTGAAGGAAGCCACAAGTTTTCACCAGCACGCCGGCCCGGTAGCCCTACCCAAGCGGCAGGGGACGCCGCATGCTCACTCGGCCAATGTTTCTCCCGATGGCAAATTCGTCTTCGTGGCCGATCTGGGTTTGGACCAGATCAAAGTTTACAAACTGGATGCCGATGCTGGAAAACTCACGCCAAACGATCCGGCCTTCGCCAGCTTGGCTCCCGGGGCCGGTCCACGCCATTTCGCCTGGCACCCGGACGGCAAAAGGGCTTATGTTATCAACGAAATCGACATGACCGTGACTTCGTTCGACTTCGACGTTGACAAAGGTGTTCTGACCAAGAAACAGACCATCTCCACGCTGCCGAAAGGTGAGATGCAGACCCCCGATTATAAGTTCTCCACCGCCGAAGTCGTCGTGCATCCTTCGGGTAAGTTCCTCTACGGTTCAAATCGCACACACAACACGATAGCGATGTTCGCGATTGGCGAAGACGGGAAGCTCGTTCACTTGGGAAATCAGGGGGAAGGTGTGAACATTCCTCGCAACTTTAACATCGATCCCAGCGGTAAATGGCTGCTCGTGGCGAATCAAGAAGGGAATACTGTTACGGTCTACGAGATCGATCAGAAGACTGGAAAGCTTTCCGGAGTGAAGCAGACCGTGAAGGTGGGCCATCCGGTCTGTATCAAGTTCTACACCCCGTGA
- the prfA gene encoding peptide chain release factor 1 — MWPTMQTQVGRFKELEAQLADPEIASNHSKYRAVAKEHGALAKRVKPYFEYEKITSEVESARQMFEAETDPEMKVYAEEELKRLLDKQLQLKNQIEDDLLFDPSEDFESLIVEIRAGTGGDEAALFAGDLYEMYSRYARTKGWKLESIDFSEGEMGGFKEVVFSVSGEDVYRKLRYESGGHRVQRVPKTETQGRIHTSAATVAVLPEPDDSTVEIKDSDIEWERMRAGGAGGQHVNKTESAVRIWYKKGTPDELEVKCQDGRSQTKNYEQAMRILRSRVFERHQQKVAKERADARKNQIGSGDRSDRIRTYNFPQNRLTDHRINLNLYKLDMIMMGELEELISAAQEYDKKQRLGQL; from the coding sequence ATGTGGCCGACGATGCAGACTCAGGTGGGCCGGTTCAAGGAGTTGGAAGCCCAACTTGCCGACCCGGAAATCGCCTCCAATCACTCAAAATACCGGGCCGTAGCCAAGGAGCATGGCGCTCTGGCCAAACGAGTGAAACCTTATTTTGAATATGAGAAGATCACTTCCGAAGTCGAATCCGCCCGGCAGATGTTCGAGGCCGAGACCGACCCGGAAATGAAAGTCTACGCCGAGGAGGAACTCAAACGCCTGCTCGACAAACAGCTTCAGCTCAAAAATCAAATCGAAGACGATCTGCTGTTCGATCCCAGTGAGGATTTCGAAAGCTTAATCGTCGAAATCCGGGCCGGTACCGGCGGCGACGAAGCGGCGCTTTTCGCGGGCGATCTTTACGAAATGTATTCCCGCTACGCCCGCACCAAAGGCTGGAAACTCGAAAGCATCGATTTCAGCGAAGGCGAAATGGGTGGCTTCAAGGAAGTCGTCTTCAGCGTCTCCGGCGAGGATGTCTACCGCAAGCTCCGCTATGAATCGGGCGGACACCGCGTGCAACGCGTTCCCAAGACCGAAACCCAGGGACGCATTCACACTTCCGCGGCGACGGTGGCCGTGCTGCCCGAACCCGATGATTCGACCGTGGAAATCAAGGATTCGGATATCGAATGGGAACGCATGCGAGCCGGGGGCGCTGGGGGCCAGCACGTGAACAAAACCGAGTCGGCCGTCCGGATCTGGTACAAAAAAGGCACGCCGGACGAACTGGAAGTGAAATGCCAGGATGGCCGAAGCCAGACCAAGAATTACGAACAGGCCATGCGTATTCTTCGATCCCGCGTCTTCGAACGGCATCAGCAGAAAGTGGCCAAGGAAAGAGCCGACGCCCGCAAGAACCAGATCGGTTCCGGCGATCGCAGCGACCGCATTCGTACTTACAATTTCCCTCAGAACCGACTGACCGACCATCGAATCAATCTCAACCTGTACAAGCTGGATATGATTATGATGGGAGAACTGGAAGAGCTCATCAGTGCGGCCCAGGAATACGACAAGAAACAACGGCTCGGACAGTTGTAA
- a CDS encoding aminotransferase class I/II-fold pyridoxal phosphate-dependent enzyme — MLPIESLSNSLYSNGVARFMAHFAKLFPDIHMKDLTVDVAGPGREVTIDGHKVINFGCDSFLGLDRDPRVWDSLKKGIDRWGSHNGASRMFNSVRSNVDAENKIAEWLGTEASVIYPSVTLANAGVIPGLVTKGDVIVCDEFAHNSIQEGIKIAKANGTRSFVFKHNNLQDLERKLEEAKPYKHALITIDGVYSMSGSLPKLKEMHALALKHNAILYVDDAHGTGVMGKHGRGTVMDNLGHYENTLVIGSLSKAFSCMGGFVGCPKSMQDLLKIRSNSYIFGGPVAPCYLDAICTVIDILQSDEYEQLQDKLNENLSTLVSGAQDLGLIVLGGHTPIISILVEDEANCLRAGKMLFDLGCYVQSVAFPAVPYRAAVLRIQVNANHDLAQIRNLVAALGEVQKVIELPNVRAKLAA; from the coding sequence GTGCTTCCCATCGAATCTCTATCTAACTCTTTATATTCCAACGGCGTAGCCCGTTTCATGGCCCATTTCGCTAAGCTGTTCCCCGACATTCATATGAAGGACCTAACGGTCGATGTAGCGGGACCTGGGCGAGAAGTCACCATCGATGGTCACAAAGTGATCAACTTCGGCTGCGATTCGTTTCTCGGACTCGATCGCGATCCACGAGTCTGGGACAGCCTCAAAAAAGGCATCGACCGCTGGGGCTCGCATAATGGCGCTTCCCGCATGTTCAACAGCGTCCGCTCGAACGTGGATGCGGAAAACAAGATCGCCGAATGGCTGGGAACCGAAGCCAGCGTCATCTATCCTTCGGTCACTCTGGCCAACGCCGGCGTCATCCCGGGGCTAGTAACCAAGGGCGATGTCATTGTGTGCGATGAATTCGCGCACAATTCCATTCAGGAAGGCATCAAAATCGCCAAGGCGAACGGCACCCGCAGCTTCGTCTTCAAGCACAACAATCTTCAGGATCTCGAACGAAAGCTCGAAGAAGCCAAACCCTACAAGCATGCCCTGATCACCATCGATGGCGTCTACTCGATGAGCGGTTCCCTGCCCAAGCTGAAAGAGATGCACGCCCTGGCTCTGAAGCACAACGCCATCCTCTATGTGGACGATGCCCACGGCACCGGCGTCATGGGCAAGCATGGCCGGGGTACCGTTATGGATAACCTCGGACACTACGAAAACACTCTGGTTATCGGTTCGCTCTCGAAGGCGTTCTCCTGCATGGGGGGCTTCGTCGGTTGCCCCAAGAGCATGCAGGATCTTCTGAAGATTCGCTCCAACAGCTACATTTTCGGTGGTCCAGTTGCCCCCTGCTATCTCGATGCCATTTGCACGGTTATCGATATCCTTCAGTCAGACGAATACGAGCAACTTCAGGACAAACTAAACGAAAATCTCAGCACCCTGGTCTCGGGAGCTCAGGACCTGGGTCTGATCGTACTCGGCGGGCACACGCCGATCATTTCGATTCTCGTCGAAGACGAAGCGAACTGCCTCCGGGCGGGTAAGATGCTCTTCGATCTGGGCTGCTACGTTCAATCAGTGGCTTTCCCGGCCGTTCCCTACCGCGCGGCCGTGTTGCGGATTCAGGTGAATGCGAACCACGACCTGGCTCAAATTCGGAATCTGGTGGCCGCACTGGGTGAAGTGCAGAAAGTCATTGAGCTGCCCAATGTCCGTGCGAAGCTGGCGGCCTGA
- a CDS encoding DUF5655 domain-containing protein: MAKGSKIIYSVHPAVAMVQKSLASLKEKTGRTLEEWLAFIEAQGPADEKGRIQWLKEKQDLGTNYAKWLAERSFGKGGDEDSPEAYLQAAERYVQNMFSGPKAGLLPLYEKLISLSQSLGKDVKFSPCETIVPFYRHHVFAQVKPSTRTRIDFGLALGDTPATGRLIDTGGYAKKDRITHKLEVSTLEDIDAELEKWLKMAYRKDEK; encoded by the coding sequence ATGGCGAAGGGCTCCAAGATCATCTACAGCGTGCATCCCGCCGTGGCGATGGTGCAGAAATCGCTGGCCTCCCTGAAAGAGAAAACTGGCCGCACTCTGGAAGAATGGCTGGCGTTCATCGAAGCCCAAGGGCCTGCGGATGAAAAAGGGCGAATCCAATGGCTCAAGGAAAAACAGGATCTCGGGACGAATTACGCCAAGTGGCTGGCCGAGCGATCCTTCGGCAAAGGCGGTGATGAAGATAGTCCGGAAGCCTACCTCCAAGCGGCGGAACGTTACGTGCAGAACATGTTTTCCGGTCCCAAAGCCGGGTTGCTTCCCCTGTACGAAAAGCTCATTTCTCTCAGTCAATCGCTGGGTAAAGATGTGAAATTCTCTCCCTGCGAGACGATTGTGCCTTTTTACCGCCACCACGTTTTTGCCCAGGTGAAGCCGAGCACTCGAACTCGAATCGATTTTGGGCTGGCGCTGGGAGATACACCGGCCACGGGGCGATTGATCGACACCGGCGGCTACGCCAAGAAGGATCGAATTACGCACAAACTGGAAGTATCAACGCTGGAGGATATCGATGCGGAACTGGAAAAGTGGTTGAAAATGGCCTATCGGAAAGATGAGAAGTAA
- a CDS encoding amino acid-binding ACT: protein MSFKMDRIHVWAAEVKDQVGGVASKLSAVAESGANLEYVYTQRLPEKPGHGILFVGPIVGQEQMKAAKAAGMSEVFDPVVMHIQGDNTAGLAFRLKMEWAKAGINLHGSIMCVIGSKFVGFITFDSVEDANKAAKILAEQGLEKKK, encoded by the coding sequence ATGAGCTTCAAAATGGACCGCATTCACGTCTGGGCCGCCGAGGTCAAAGATCAAGTCGGTGGTGTCGCTTCCAAGTTATCCGCTGTCGCTGAGTCGGGTGCCAATCTCGAATACGTTTACACGCAACGTTTACCCGAAAAGCCCGGTCACGGGATTCTCTTTGTAGGCCCGATCGTGGGTCAGGAGCAGATGAAAGCGGCCAAAGCGGCCGGGATGAGCGAAGTCTTCGATCCCGTGGTAATGCACATTCAAGGCGATAATACGGCCGGTCTGGCATTTCGTCTGAAAATGGAATGGGCCAAAGCAGGCATTAACCTGCATGGTTCGATCATGTGCGTCATCGGTTCCAAGTTCGTCGGTTTCATAACTTTCGATAGTGTGGAGGATGCCAATAAAGCCGCGAAGATTCTGGCCGAGCAGGGCCTCGAAAAGAAGAAATGA